The proteins below come from a single Gimesia alba genomic window:
- a CDS encoding phytanoyl-CoA dioxygenase family protein, whose protein sequence is MTVSTGIITEAHKKQFQEEGYFILEKVISDEHLQIIRDACAHLIDLMHQEMDRLGTDHIHISHRGKRYHIAKKYDQAPRLEEYVFGDLMAEICKTTIGENAYLFYDQYVVKAAEKGIKFSWHQDSGYLGFRHRPYVTCWAAVDDMTVENGTVDVLPYSTIGVKSLVEHIQDPETGDKTGYFGKEPGVTAVVPAGSLAVFSSLTFHRSGANTTDKMRRAYVTQYSPAPIIDPETGQPKHLAVPFLKDGDKVVS, encoded by the coding sequence ATGACAGTCTCAACGGGCATCATTACCGAAGCTCATAAAAAACAGTTTCAGGAAGAAGGTTATTTCATTCTGGAAAAGGTGATTTCGGACGAACACCTGCAGATCATTCGCGATGCCTGTGCGCATCTGATTGATCTGATGCATCAGGAAATGGACCGTCTGGGAACCGATCATATTCATATCAGCCATCGCGGCAAGCGGTATCACATCGCCAAGAAATACGATCAGGCGCCCCGTTTGGAAGAGTATGTGTTCGGCGATCTGATGGCAGAGATCTGTAAAACAACGATCGGCGAGAACGCCTATCTGTTTTACGATCAATATGTCGTCAAGGCAGCGGAGAAGGGGATTAAGTTTTCCTGGCATCAGGATTCGGGTTATCTCGGGTTTCGACATCGACCGTATGTGACCTGCTGGGCGGCCGTGGATGATATGACGGTTGAGAATGGTACCGTCGATGTACTCCCTTATTCGACCATCGGCGTGAAATCGCTGGTGGAACACATTCAGGACCCGGAAACGGGGGACAAGACCGGTTACTTCGGTAAAGAGCCGGGGGTGACCGCGGTCGTGCCGGCCGGCAGTCTGGCGGTCTTCAGTTCGCTGACCTTTCACCGCAGCGGTGCGAATACAACGGACAAAATGAGACGGGCCTACGTGACACAGTACTCGCCCGCGCCGATCATCGACCCGGAAACCGGGCAGCCCAAACATCTGGCTGTTCCGTTTCTCAAAGACGGGGACAAGGTCGTTTCTTAA
- a CDS encoding Gfo/Idh/MocA family protein, with product MSSQKLSRRTFVKTAVAGLPLACIAPGVFVNTARAAEKSRNPNERLKIGSIGMRYQGSVIADKAQEYGDIVAIADVDREIAEKARKQFGGKATLFEDYREMLEKADIDVVTIGAPDHWHTKMLIDACRAGKDVYCEKPLTLTVDEGKILNKVVKETKAVVQVGTWQRSDHRFRQAVEMVHDGRIGNLKKVTVTLSKNKTGGPFKTEPVPSVLNWDLWQGQTPDVPYIKERCHYTFRWWYEYSGGQMTDWGAHHIDIAQWGAGMQDSGPVDIEGTATFPNVENGFNVALDYHLRARYANGVILEVNDTGRTGVMFEGDQGRMFVNRGTIAGKPVEELAKNPLPREKFNVYAHDNLSRPPRMGKLDAIVNHMGNFFDCIETRETPISSVENQHRSVSVCHIGNISQRLGRKLTWDPQQEQFVGDDEANTWLKREQRAGYEIKDS from the coding sequence ATGTCGTCACAGAAACTATCTCGTCGAACGTTTGTTAAAACAGCAGTAGCCGGGTTGCCTTTGGCCTGTATTGCGCCGGGCGTTTTTGTGAATACGGCGCGGGCCGCTGAGAAGTCGCGCAATCCGAACGAACGCTTAAAAATCGGTTCGATCGGCATGCGGTATCAGGGATCGGTGATCGCCGACAAGGCACAAGAGTATGGCGACATCGTGGCGATTGCCGACGTCGATCGCGAGATTGCCGAGAAAGCCCGCAAGCAGTTTGGCGGCAAAGCAACGCTGTTTGAAGACTATCGCGAAATGCTGGAGAAGGCGGACATTGATGTCGTGACGATTGGTGCCCCCGATCACTGGCATACCAAAATGCTGATCGACGCCTGTCGGGCCGGCAAAGACGTCTACTGTGAAAAGCCGCTGACGCTGACCGTGGATGAAGGCAAGATTCTCAATAAAGTCGTCAAGGAAACCAAAGCGGTTGTGCAGGTGGGAACCTGGCAGCGGAGCGATCATCGTTTTCGTCAAGCCGTGGAAATGGTGCATGACGGACGAATCGGGAACTTGAAAAAAGTGACCGTGACGCTGAGCAAAAACAAGACCGGCGGACCGTTTAAGACTGAGCCTGTGCCATCGGTTCTGAATTGGGATCTGTGGCAGGGGCAGACGCCCGATGTGCCTTACATCAAGGAACGCTGCCATTATACGTTCCGCTGGTGGTATGAATATTCGGGCGGCCAGATGACTGACTGGGGCGCACATCACATTGATATCGCACAGTGGGGGGCCGGCATGCAGGATTCCGGTCCGGTCGACATCGAAGGGACAGCGACGTTTCCAAATGTAGAGAACGGTTTTAACGTAGCCCTCGATTATCACTTGAGGGCCCGCTATGCAAACGGCGTCATTCTGGAAGTCAACGACACGGGGCGCACCGGTGTGATGTTTGAGGGCGATCAGGGACGCATGTTCGTGAACCGCGGAACCATCGCCGGGAAACCAGTGGAAGAGCTGGCGAAGAATCCGCTGCCGCGCGAGAAGTTCAACGTTTATGCTCATGATAATCTTTCACGTCCCCCTCGGATGGGCAAGCTGGATGCGATTGTGAATCACATGGGGAACTTCTTCGACTGTATTGAAACGCGGGAAACGCCGATCTCCAGCGTCGAGAATCAGCATCGCTCGGTGAGTGTGTGTCATATCGGCAATATCTCACAACGCCTGGGACGAAAACTGACCTGGGACCCGCAGCAGGAACAGTTTGTCGGCGACGACGAAGCGAATACCTGGCTCAAACGCGAACAGCGGGCCGGTTACGAGATCAAAGACAGTTAA